From a single Brassica napus cultivar Da-Ae chromosome C9, Da-Ae, whole genome shotgun sequence genomic region:
- the LOC106423260 gene encoding receptor protein-tyrosine kinase CEPR1-like, translated as MLFRFFPVFVLLIFCFNSNQLWGLMTSHQQSQFFKLMKNSLSSDALSSWNLSDAVTSYYCNFTGVRCDGQGLVTDLDLSGLSLSGIFPDGICSFLPNLRVLRLSRNHLNRSSSFLNDIPDCSLLQELNMSSLYLTATLPDFSPMKSLRVIDMSWNHFTGSFPLSIFNLTDLEYLNFNENPEFDLWTLPDYVSKLKKLTHMLLMTCMLHGNIPRSIGDMISLVDLELSGNFLSGEIPKEIGNLSNLRQLELYYNYHLTGSIPDEIGNLKNLTDLDISVSKLTGRIPESICSLPKLRVLQLYNNSLTGEVPKSLGNSRTLKILSLYDNYLTGELPPNLGSSSPMIALDVSENRLSGPLPSQVCKSGKLLYFLVLQNRFSGSIPATYGRCKTLIRFRVASNRLVGTIPQGVTSLPHVSIIDLAYNFLSGPIPNSIGNAWNLSELFMQGNKISGVIPSEISHATNLVKLDLSNNQLTGPIPSEIGRLRRLNLLVLQGNHLDSSIPESFSNLKSLNVLDLSSNRLTGRIPEDLSELLPTSINFSSNQLSGPIPASLIRGGLVESFSDNPNLCVPPNAGSSDLNFKMCQVAPSKKKLSSIWAVLVSVFILLLGGIMVYLRQRMSKNRPVIEQDETLASSFFSYDVKSFHRINFDQREILEALVDKNIVGHGGSGTVYRVQLKSGEVLAVKKLWSQSSKDSASEDTLHLNKGLKTEVETLGSIRHKNIVKLFSYFSSLDCSLLVYEYMPNGNLWDALHKGFVHLEWSTRHKIAVGVAQGLAYLHHDLSPPIIHRDIKSTNILLDVNYQPKVADFGIAKVLQARGKDSTTTVIAGTYGYLAPEYAYSSKATIKCDVYSFGVMLMELITGKKPVDSCFGENKNIVNWVSTKIDTKEGLIETLDKRLSESSKTDMINALRVAIRCTSRTPTIRPSMNEVVQLLIDAAPQEGLDMASKSRTKIKDAILSDNPTQTRL; from the exons ATGCTTTTCAGATTTTTCCCAGTTTTTGTTCTTCTCATATTTTGCTTCAACAGCAACCAATTATGGGGCTTGATGACTTCCCACCAACAATCACAATTCTTCAAGCTTATGAAAAACTCTCTTTCCAGCGATGCTTTGTCCTCTTGGAATCTTTCTGACGCCGTGACTTCTTACTACTGTAACTTCACCGGCGTAAGGTGCGACGGTCAAGGACTTGTTACCGATCTTGATCTTTCCGGTTTGTCACTCTCCGGGATTTTTCCTGATGGGATTTGCTCTTTCCTCCCAAACCTTCGTGTTCTTCGTCTCTCTCGCAACCATCTGAATAGAAGCAGCAGCTTCCTCAACGACATCCCTGACTGTTCTCTTCTTCAAGAGCTGAACATGAGCTCTCTCTATCTCACAGCCACACTCCCTGATTTCTCACCGATGAAATCTCTGAGAGTCATCGACATGTCTTGGAACCACTTCACCGGTAGCTTCCCACTTTCGATATTCAATCTCACCGATTTAGAGTATCTCAATTTTAACGAGAACCCTGAATTCGATCTCTGGACTCTACCGGATTATGTCTCCAAACTCAAGAAGCTCACACACATGCTCCTGATGACGTGTATGCTCCACGGTAACATCCCAAGATCCATAGGGGATATGATTTCCCTTGTTGATCTCGAACTAAGTGGAAATTTCCTCTCCGGCGAGATTCCAAAAGAAATCGGGAATCTTTCCAACCTAAGGCAGCTTGAGCTTTACTATAATTATCACTTAACCGGCAGTATACCTGACGAAATCGGTAATCTCAAAAATCTCACGGACTTGGATATTTCCGTTAGCAAGTTAACCGGAAGAATACCGGAATCAATATGCAGTCTTCCAAAACTCCGAGTGCTTCAGCTTTACAACAACAGCTTAACCGGTGAGGTTCCCAAGTCGCTTGGTAACTCAAGAACCTTAAAGATCTTGTCTCTCTACGACAACTACTTGACCGGTGAGCTCCCGCCAAATCTCGGGTCTTCCTCGCCTATGATCGCTCTTGATGTTTCGGAAAATCGCCTCTCTGGTCCACTTCCGAGCCAAGTTTGCAAATCCGGTAAGCTTTTGTACTTTCTTGTACTACAAAACCGGTTCTCTGGCTCGATCCCTGCGACTTATGGGAGGTGCAAGACTCTTATCCGGTTCCGTGTTGCGAGCAACCGCCTCGTGGGAACTATACCCCAAGGAGTTACGTCTCTACCTCATGTCTCGATCATCGACTTGGCTTACAACTTCTTATCGGGTCCAATACCTAATTCCATCGGAAACGCTTGGAATTTGTCAGAGCTGTTTATGCAGGGTAATAAAATCTCCGGTGTTATACCTTCCGAAATATCCCATGCCACAAATCTTGTGAAGCTTGATCTCAGCAACAATCAACTGACTGGTCCAATACCTTCAGAGATTGGAAGACTCCGACGACTAAACTTACTTGTTCTGCAAGGAAACCACCTTGATTCTTCAATCCCTGAGTCGTTCTCGAATCTGAAATCTCTCAACGTCCTTGATCTCTCAAGTAATCGTCTCACCGGAAGAATCCCTGAAGACCTTTCCGAGTTGCTCCCAACGTCAATCAATTTTTCGAGCAACCAGCTATCTGGTCCCATCCCTGCCTCGCTGATAAGAGGGGGTCTTGTAGAAAGCTTTTCAGATAACCCTAATCTCTGTGTTCCACCAAACGCTGGTTCGTcggatttgaattttaaaatgtgTCAAGTGGCTCCAAGTAAGAAGAAGTTGAGCTCGATCTGGGCAGTTCTTGTCTCAGTCTTCATTCTACTCCTCGGGGGCATCATGGTTTACTTAAGACAACGGATGAGTAAAAATAGACCAGTGATAGAGCAAGACGAGACCTTAgcatcttctttcttctcctacGACGTCAAGAGTTTCCACCGCATAAATTTCGACCAAAGAGAGATTCTCGAAGCTCTTGTGGACAAGAACATCGTGGGTCACGGTGGTTCGGGTACTGTCTATAGGGTACAGCTGAAATCCGGAGAAGTACTTGCGGTGAAGAAACTATGGAGCCAAAGCAGCAAAGACTCGGCTTCAGAAGACACATTGCATTTGAACAAGGGGTTGAAAACCGAAGTTGAGACGCTCGGGAGCATTCGCCATAAGAACATCGTCAAGCTCTTCAGCTATTTCTCAAGTTTGGATTGTAGTCTTTTGGTGTATGAGTACATGCCAAATGGTAACTTATGGGACGCTCTTCACAAAGGCTTTGTTCATCTAGAATGGTCTACTCGTCATAAGATCGCAGTTGGTGTCGCTCAGGGATTGGCTTATCTTCACCATGACCTCTCGCCGCCAATCATTCATCGCGACATCAAATCCACAAACATCTTATTAGATGTAAACTATCAGCCTAAAGTCGCAGACTTTGGCATTGCAAAGGTGTTGCAGGCTAGAGGAAAAGATTCAACCACAACCGTTATCGCTGGCACTTACGGTTACTTGGCCCCAG AATATGCGTACTCCTCCAAAGCAACGATCAAATGCGACGTGTACAGTTTCGGGGTGATGCTAATGGAGCTTATAACGGGGAAGAAACCTGTAGACTCGTGTTTCGGAGAGAACAAGAACATAGTGAATTGGGTGTCAACAAAGATTGACACGAAAGAAGGATTGATTGAGACACTAGACAAGAGATTATCGGAATCATCAAAAACCGACATGATCAATGCCTTGCGTGTGGCTATCCGTTGTACGAGCAGAACTCCCACAATCCGCCCTTCCATGAACGAAGTCGTCCAGCTTCTGATTGATGCAGCGCCTCAAGAGGGACTTGACATGGCCTCTAAATCCAGAACCAAAATTAAGGATGCAATATTATCTGATAATCCTACTCAAACGAGACTTTAG